The DNA window TCAAAGCCCCTAAACTTTTGAAGCAAAGACAAATTCGCTTGGTGCTCTAGATACTTGTCATACCTAAAGGTGAAGTTTTGAGGAACGCCAGAGTCAAACTTTGAATAAGCATAGAAAAGTTTAAAGTTACCCTCATCACCAACTAGACTGGATGTATCAAAGTTAAATCCTAACTCAACTCCACCACCACTTATCCACCTTATGTTAGTTGCTTGGAAAAGAAGTCCCGGAATGTTCCTATCATCTGCAAAATCTATAACATTTATGCTATCTCTCCAAAAGCCAGATAGATATAAGAATGTTTTCTTCGTTTCATCAAAATAGTAGTTAAGGTTAACTTCATAATTCCATCCCTCTTCTGGAGATAGATTTGTATTCCCGAACGCAACACCATCGTAGTAATAAAGTTCAACATAAGTCGGCACTCTGAAAAACCTATTCACATTACCTGAAAACTTAAGTGATGGTAGAATATAGTAGTACCCTTTCAAAGAAGGTGATAATATAGGGTCATACTTTCTATCTCCAACCGACCATACATCCGTCCTTAAGCCAACAGCAAGGAATAAACCCTCAAGAGGCTTGACTCCATACTCACCTACAACAGCAAACGGTAAATCATACCTATTCCCGAGAAGATTAGTTATACTCCCCCCAACATTAGCAGTGCTATCAATCGCATTCCACCTTATCTCACCCCTTAAGAATAGATCCCCAAAATCTCCAAACCTGAAAACGTTCTGTACTCCAATTCCTAAACTTGACTTTATATGATTATTAACCTGCGATGAAGGAAGTAAAATATTAACAACATAGTTATCTATACTACTCTTGTAAAACCCATCTACCTTGAATGTCTCATACTTGAGGTTCAAAGTTATCAGATTTACAATCTCCTTCTCTTTTGCTTCAGTACCATAGAACTTGCTAGCACCGTAAGACTTCTCAAGATGTCCAACAAATATCACAGTGTCAAACCCGTAGAGCTTTGATATAATCGTTGAATTAACCGTCCAACTATCAAACTCTGTGTTAAACTTGTATCCACTGCTTAACTTTCTATCAAAAGAAAATCTAACTCCAACTACTCCAAAACCCTTTGAAATAGAAGCAACTCCTCCAAAAAGTCCATAATCCCCTGAATACAACTTGAATTTAACATTCTCCTCTATCAAGTCAAAGATATTGTAATCAACAACACCACCTATCGTATCACTACCGTAAAGAGTAGCATTCCCAGATTTCTGAATTCCAACAAAACCAATATCGTAAATAGTAAGAGGAAGAGATAAACTCAAATGTCCACTCTGGATGTCGTTGAGAACTATACCATTCAACGCAACAGAATTCTGACTAAATCTAGTACCTCTTATAGTTAAGTCATTCTGAACATCAAAGATACCCCTATTCTGAAGGTAAATACCAGCCTCCTCAAGAACAGATGTAATACTACCACCCAAAGATCTAGAAGCAACCTTGTCAATTAATTCAACAGTGCTACTCTCCTCACCACCTACTGCACTGTCAATAACATAACTCTCAAACTCACCAAACGCTACTCCTGAAAGAAACACCAAGGCTAAAATTACAACTAACCTCATAACAACCCTCCTACTCCCATATTCTAACGGTTAACTTTTTTATCTTTCAAGTTAACTTAAAATGTTCCATCAGAGAACCTAATTTACTGTGAAGTAGATGAATCATACATAATTTGACACGCCTATGAGTTATCGGAAGGTTATAGTTTTGAGACTTATACCGCTCTACTTGTTTGACCTTCTTCTTCTTTTCTTCCTTATCTACCAGACGATGATAGGGAATAGGTTTCTTGAAGACATTCATCCTTCAATCATTCTTGGGGGATTTCTTGTCTTTTCGGTAATATCAACTTATTTT is part of the Spirochaetota bacterium genome and encodes:
- a CDS encoding TonB-dependent receptor; translated protein: MRLVVILALVFLSGVAFGEFESYVIDSAVGGEESSTVELIDKVASRSLGGSITSVLEEAGIYLQNRGIFDVQNDLTIRGTRFSQNSVALNGIVLNDIQSGHLSLSLPLTIYDIGFVGIQKSGNATLYGSDTIGGVVDYNIFDLIEENVKFKLYSGDYGLFGGVASISKGFGVVGVRFSFDRKLSSGYKFNTEFDSWTVNSTIISKLYGFDTVIFVGHLEKSYGASKFYGTEAKEKEIVNLITLNLKYETFKVDGFYKSSIDNYVVNILLPSSQVNNHIKSSLGIGVQNVFRFGDFGDLFLRGEIRWNAIDSTANVGGSITNLLGNRYDLPFAVVGEYGVKPLEGLFLAVGLRTDVWSVGDRKYDPILSPSLKGYYYILPSLKFSGNVNRFFRVPTYVELYYYDGVAFGNTNLSPEEGWNYEVNLNYYFDETKKTFLYLSGFWRDSINVIDFADDRNIPGLLFQATNIRWISGGGVELGFNFDTSSLVGDEGNFKLFYAYSKFDSGVPQNFTFRYDKYLEHQANLSLLQKFRGFEGYLLISFRNRFEGKDSKGNLLPYTSYTLINGRISYEVVTGGRIFVEGYNLGNVKYEDINRVEMPGRWIWAGIEFNLM